TACTTCCTTGGAGGGAAGCGACGCGAGTCTCTCAACGCCGGCGGCGTCGAGCGCGTTACCGTCCACGAAGCCTGCCTTGATCTTGAAGAACTTGTTCTTCTTGGCAAACTCCGAAAGTGCCTTGGCGGGGGCGGCCATTTCCTCGGCGGACAGCGCGATGGCCGTCGTGCCGACGAAGGTGTCGTCCATTCCGTCATAGCCGGCTTCTTTGAAAGCGCGGCTCAGAAGTGAATTCTTGATGACGGCGTAGGTCGCTCCGCTTTCTCTGAGCTTGGCGCGAAGTTCGCGGTCCTGCGCGACGGTCAGTCCCTTGTATTCAACCAGGACGCCGGTCACGGATCCGCGTATCTTCTCGGAAAGCTC
The window above is part of the Clostridia bacterium genome. Proteins encoded here:
- a CDS encoding 50S ribosomal protein L10; this encodes MPSAKILEQKQQFVKELSEKIRGSVTGVLVEYKGLTVAQDRELRAKLRESGATYAVIKNSLLSRAFKEAGYDGMDDTFVGTTAIALSAEEMAAPAKALSEFAKKNKFFKIKAGFVDGNALDAAGVERLASLPSKEVLIAQVLGGLNAPISGLVTVLNGNIRGLAVALNAIKEQKEKQSA